In the genome of Candidatus Saccharibacteria bacterium oral taxon 488, one region contains:
- a CDS encoding PH domain-containing protein, whose product MTKKAKSTKAFDGQRDGEELLFVFRRHIIAMRKGFYLLLVPMTIGALPYLIWQDNLNLLWVFLGSFVFGLVLFGYHFLMWFYTYYIVTNQRLRQITQHGFFGKDVIELKLAKVQNISYVVPGFTGEMFKFGTIVIQTFVGDLVIKNVEHPDKIYNKLQDAVDLAAERSDRAQENNEG is encoded by the coding sequence ATGACGAAGAAAGCCAAATCAACCAAAGCATTTGATGGTCAGCGCGATGGCGAGGAGCTGTTGTTTGTGTTTCGTCGACATATTATTGCCATGCGCAAGGGTTTTTACTTGCTGCTCGTTCCGATGACGATTGGCGCACTGCCGTATCTTATCTGGCAGGATAATCTCAATCTTTTATGGGTATTTCTTGGTAGCTTTGTTTTTGGACTCGTTCTGTTTGGTTATCATTTTTTGATGTGGTTTTATACGTATTACATTGTGACAAATCAGCGACTTCGCCAGATAACGCAGCATGGTTTTTTTGGTAAGGATGTAATTGAACTTAAGCTAGCGAAAGTCCAGAATATCAGCTACGTTGTGCCCGGTTTTACGGGCGAAATGTTCAAATTTGGTACAATAGTTATTCAGACGTTTGTTGGTGATCTTGTCATCAAAAACGTTGAACATCCAGATAAGATTTATAATAAGCTGCAAGATGCGGTGGATCTCGCCGCTGAAAGGAGTGATCGTGCTCAAGAAAACAACGAAGGGTAA